Below is a genomic region from Desulfobacter sp..
CCACGGGGCCAATCCCCAGGTATTGGTGCTCACAGGCGTTGCACTAGGCTCCTTGTTCATGGCAGGCACCATGCTGCTCCAGTTTTTTGCCGATGATGTTCAGCTGGCCGCCATGGTTTTCTGGACATTTGGGGATCTTGCCCGGGCCGATTGGTCAGATCTTAGGGTCTTGGGGCCTGTTACCCTGGTGATTCTTGTGTTTTTTCTGGTCAATGCCCGGTCTTTCAATGCCATGGCCCTGGGGGATGAAACCGCCCAGAGCCTGGGGGTGAGGGTGAAATCTCTCAGACTCTGGGCAATGATGGCAGCGTCGCTGACCACGGCCGTGATCATTTCGTTTGTGGGCATTATCAGCTTTGTGGGCCTTGTGGCCCCCCATATTGTCAGACGGGTTATCGGGGATGATCATTATTATCTGTTGCCGGCCACCCTGGTTTCAGGGGCACTCATCCTTCTGGGATCGGATATTACGGCCCGTCTTGTGCTTTTGCCCCATGTGCTGCCGGTCTCCATTCTCACCTCTTTTTTAGGGGCGCCCGTGTTTATCTATCTCATACTCAAAGGAGAGCATTCATGATGTTTGAGGTCAAGGATTTAAGCTTTCAATATAACCAGGACAAGGTGCTTGAGGATATTGGATTTTCAGTCCAAAAAGGAGAACTCACCGTCATCCTGGGGCCCAACGGGGTGGGCAAGACCACCCTGCTCAAGTGTCTGAACCGTATCTTTACCCCCCAAAAAGGATCCGTGCTTGTCAACCAGATGGATATCAGGGCCATGGGGGTCAGTGATATTGCCAGGCATATCTCCTATGTGGCCCAGGAAAATCCCGGGGGACGGCTGACAGTATTTGATGCCGTACTCATGGGACGGACCCCCCATATGCGGTACAAGGCAGGGCCTGAAGATATTCAAAAAACCCATGCGGTCATGGACCATCTTAACCTGGATCGGATGAGTGTGAAATATTTGGACCAGCTTTCCGGGGGGGAACTTCAAAAGGTGGCCATTGCCAGGGCCCTGGTTCAGGAGACGGATCTGCTCTTAATGGATGAACCCACCTCCAGCCTGGATTTGAAAAACCAGACCGAAATTCTCGAGTTGATCCGGCATATTGCAAGGTCCCATGAAATGGCCGTTGTGATGACCATGCATGATTTGAATTCTGCCTTGCGGTATGCGGATCAGTATATATGTTTAAAAGACTGCCGGGTTCTGGGCGCAGGACTGATCGGTGAGATCACACCGGAGTTGGTGACCCGGGTTTACGGGCTGCCTGTGGAGATTGTGCATCACAGGGGATGTCCCATGGTGGTGCCCGTGGCCGCCTGATTGCAGCGGTTTGACCGGCTGATAAATGAATCAAAATCAAGGAGAATATTTATGGGATGTGCAGTGGATACCAACTTAATTGAGGCAACGATTTCCTTTCACGGCCATAGCTGCCCCGGCCTTGCCATCGGGATCAGGGCAGCGGAACTGGCCATGGAAAAACTTGAAATTCAAAAGACCGCCAACAGTCTTTGCGTCACAGAAACAGATATGTGCGGGGTGGATGCCATCCAGTTTCTCACCGGGTGTTCATTTGGCAAAGGCAATCTGGTGCACAAGGATTTCGGCAAGTCTGCCTTTACCTTTTTTAACCGGGATACGTCCCAAGGATTCAGGGCCTTGTTCTTGGACAACGGCCCCCAGCAAGAAGACAGGACCGCTCGGATCCGGCAGATTATGGCGGCAGATCTTGAAGATATATTTGAGGTCCAGAAGATTGATGCGCCCCCGGTCCGGCCGGCCCGGATTTTAAAGAGCATTGTCTGTGATAAATGTAAGGAAATGACCATGGAATCCAGGATCCGGCTGTTTGGGGGAGAACAGCTGTGCATGCCCTGTTTTAAAGCTGTGGAGCAAAAGATTTAGGATGGCGGTGGTGCAATAAAAAAGATGCGCCGCAATGATTTTATTGCATGTCTTTCAAAAAAGGCTCACATGGGCAGATCCGTTCCCTGGCGGATTTCCATGGGAGCCTTTTATGATTTAAAATCCCCGGGACAGGATCGTTAACAAATTCGTCTAATCACAGCGAAATGTTTTTTTGGTATGAAATTATCTATAAATTCAAGGTGTTGGTTTTGTGCGGTTCAGAAAGACAGTTCTTTTCTGTCCTCCTGGCATGGTTATGGCTATACTCATGGATCATGAAATTGATTTAAAGTGACTGGATCCGGGCGTAATTTCCCGGCAAGGCGAACCTCCAGAGGAGAGCAAATATGTCAAAACGTTCTGTGTTCAGTGTATGTGGTATGTGTACTGTACGCTGTCCCATTAGTGTAGAAGTGAAAAACGGCCAGGTCTCATTTGTTAGGGGAAATCCCCATGTGCCGGCCATGAAAGGGGCAGTCTGCCCCAGGGGGGCTGCTGGAAAAGCCCTGCTCCATGATAGTGAACGCCCCCAGACCCCCCTGATCCGGGAGGGTGAGCGGGGTGAGGGAAAATGGAGAAAGGCCACCTGGGACGAGGCTTTGGATTATTTGGCCGACCGGCTGAACAGGATTAAAGAGGAGCACGGTCCACGGTCCATTTGTTTTACTGACCGGGGCGGGCCCTTCAGGGATATGCACCGGGCTTTTTTAAAGGGTCTTGGCACTCCCAATTATAATAATCATGATTCTTCCTGCGCCAGGAACGTCCAGCATGCAGCCCTCTCCCTTACCGGCATGGGACGTAAGGCCGTGGCCTACGATCTCAAGAACTGTAAACATGTGGTCCTTCAGTTCAGAAATATTTTTGAGGCGGTGAATGTTCAGGAGGTTAACAACCTTATGGATGCCATGGAAAATGGATGCAGGCTTTCTGTTATTGATATCCGATCCAATGTCTCTGCTGCCAAAGCCTCCAGGTTTATGAAAATTAAACCCGGAACAGACTATGCACTTAACCTGGCCGTTATCCACGAAATTATCAATAAGGGTCTTTATGATGAGAGGTTTGTCCATAAATATGTGGAAGGGTTTAAAGCGCTTCGGCAGTTTGTCACTCCCTATACCCCTGAATGGGCTGAAAAAGAGACCGGGATACCGGCCTCAACCCTTTGCCGTTTTGTGGAAGAACTGACGGCTACCGCCCCCGCCGTGATCTGGCATCCGGGCTGGATGGCGGCCCGGTACAAGGATTCCTTCTACGTCTGCCGTTCCATCTATATCATTAATGCCCTTTTGGGCACCTACGGTGCCAAGGGCGGGCTTCCCTTTGTGTCAAAACCAAAGGATGTGGGCGCCAAAGGACTTGCCTCCTTTATGGATCTTTATCCCAAGCAGGAAGAAAAACGGGCCGACGGGGTGGGGTGGAAGTACAAGCAGTTTGAAACGGGCCCGGGTCTTGCTCACCTGCTCTATGAGGCCATTGAAAAACAGGACCCCTATCCAATCAAGGCCTATATTGCCTATCGCCACGATCTACTTATGGGATATCCTGAACCTGACCGGATCCGAAAGATGTGGGAAGAACTTGACCTTCTGGTCTCCGTGACCTTTTCCTGGTCAGATACCGCCTGGCATTCTGATTTGGTCCTGCCCCTGTCCACCTATCTGGAGAGGGAAAGCATCATTGCCACGAAAAATGCACTCAAACCCCAGTTTTTCGTTCGCAACAGAGCCGTGGAGCCCAGGTACGACACCCGGGCCGACTGGGAGATTATTTCAGGTCTTGCCCGGCGAATGGACCTGCCGGATCTGGTCTTTGACAGTGTGGGGGATCTGTGGCGTTTCCAGTTTAAGGGCACAGGATTGACCATGGAAGATTTTTCTGAAAAAGGTCTGGTTTCTCTCAGTGATGTCCGGTTAGGTTTTTGCTTGCTCAATAATTTTTTGATCTTTGACAATATTGTCCCTGTTTGAACTATGAGAGCCCTGCTCCTCGCAGCCAAACAGGTCATTTAGAATGGCGGTTCGCAGCTGCCGAACTCTTTTGATCGTGACCTTTTCATTAAACTGTTTTTGGCAATGGATTGCCAGTAACAGGTAAGTGATAAGGCCGCCAAGAATCTGAACCATAAGGCCGTATTCACTGCGGGCAATGAGATGATATACCTTCAGATGTTCTTTCCACCATTTGAAAAAATCCTCAATGGTCCACCGGAGTTTATAAATTGTTGCTATTTGTTCCGCTGTTAAATCATGCCTGTCAGTTGCCACATAGTATTTGACGCCAGCAATTTTATAGCCAACAACCCGAACAGGCCTTTTCGTCTGGTTTTGATTCGGAGTACCAAGTTTAACCAGTGCATCATAAAAAATGTAGCTGTCGGAAGGGGTCTCGTGGTTATCAATAATTGTTCTTGTTGTCCTGGTTTTTATACGGCAGACAAAATGTTTGCCTTGCTCCTGAAGCAGGTCAAATTCTTTATGGGATTGATATCCACGATCCATAACACCTGTTTGCCCCTTGGAAAGTATTTTGGGAACAAAAGTGCGTTCAGCGCCGTTGCCTTCAGTCAAAAAGATTTTGTTTGGGATTCCGTGATTAATGTCAAATCCGCAATGTACTTTGGCTTTTTTACTTCCTTTTCTGTAGTTCGCCCAGTGCATTGAAAGGACTGCATTTATGAGACTACCGTCAATGGAAACCAACTCTCCTAACTCGGCGTGTTCACCCGGATGACACTCAAGAGCCTGTTTATAAAGATCCTCAAAGATAAATTGCAGTTGTTCGAGTCCCCTGTGATTGATGGCTTCACAGAAACTACTACGGCTGATACCACCGTCTGGCGCAATATTTTCTTTAGCAAAAACATTCTCCTTGAGATCCTGAATTAAATGTCGGGCAGACTTGTGCTCCTGAAGATGGAAATAAACCAAAGCATTTATCTGGTCTTCGAATGTCATTTTTAAAGGGCGGTCTCCTCGAGATTGTA
It encodes:
- a CDS encoding iron ABC transporter permease, giving the protein MHFETSGSPAAYLGYIRKKTLFFWSLCTILVVCFLAAISLGAVHINSLDALKVLVTGSGAVRDELIIWQIRLPQALTAMVAGAGLACSGAVMQSVLKNPLASPFTLGISHAAAFGAACAVMVMGSGVMASSSADALNISYPLLTVGSAFSFSMLTAGLVIFIAGRHGANPQVLVLTGVALGSLFMAGTMLLQFFADDVQLAAMVFWTFGDLARADWSDLRVLGPVTLVILVFFLVNARSFNAMALGDETAQSLGVRVKSLRLWAMMAASLTTAVIISFVGIISFVGLVAPHIVRRVIGDDHYYLLPATLVSGALILLGSDITARLVLLPHVLPVSILTSFLGAPVFIYLILKGEHS
- a CDS encoding IS4 family transposase; amino-acid sequence: MTHISVPKKQLRSLNFDNFRCPLIKSLSKAPELQSRGDRPLKMTFEDQINALVYFHLQEHKSARHLIQDLKENVFAKENIAPDGGISRSSFCEAINHRGLEQLQFIFEDLYKQALECHPGEHAELGELVSIDGSLINAVLSMHWANYRKGSKKAKVHCGFDINHGIPNKIFLTEGNGAERTFVPKILSKGQTGVMDRGYQSHKEFDLLQEQGKHFVCRIKTRTTRTIIDNHETPSDSYIFYDALVKLGTPNQNQTKRPVRVVGYKIAGVKYYVATDRHDLTAEQIATIYKLRWTIEDFFKWWKEHLKVYHLIARSEYGLMVQILGGLITYLLLAIHCQKQFNEKVTIKRVRQLRTAILNDLFGCEEQGSHSSNRDNIVKDQKIIEQAKT
- a CDS encoding TraR/DksA C4-type zinc finger protein yields the protein MGCAVDTNLIEATISFHGHSCPGLAIGIRAAELAMEKLEIQKTANSLCVTETDMCGVDAIQFLTGCSFGKGNLVHKDFGKSAFTFFNRDTSQGFRALFLDNGPQQEDRTARIRQIMAADLEDIFEVQKIDAPPVRPARILKSIVCDKCKEMTMESRIRLFGGEQLCMPCFKAVEQKI
- a CDS encoding ABC transporter ATP-binding protein, whose amino-acid sequence is MMFEVKDLSFQYNQDKVLEDIGFSVQKGELTVILGPNGVGKTTLLKCLNRIFTPQKGSVLVNQMDIRAMGVSDIARHISYVAQENPGGRLTVFDAVLMGRTPHMRYKAGPEDIQKTHAVMDHLNLDRMSVKYLDQLSGGELQKVAIARALVQETDLLLMDEPTSSLDLKNQTEILELIRHIARSHEMAVVMTMHDLNSALRYADQYICLKDCRVLGAGLIGEITPELVTRVYGLPVEIVHHRGCPMVVPVAA